TAACTTCAACATCCACAATTGAGTCACCATCTTTAAGATTGATAATCTTAACCCCTTTAGTGTTACGTGAAGCTTCTGAGATTTGATCTATATTTGTTCTAATTGTTACACCTGAAGAGGTAATCACAAGTAATTCATCTGTGATATTAACAAATCTAGCAAATACTAATTTACCAGCTTTTTCTGAATTAATTCCAGTTACACCTTTAACACCACGGTTAGTTAATCTGAATTGTTCTTTAGCAGTTAATTTACCAAATCCTCTTTCTCCAAGTGTTAAAACATATTCACCTTCATTATCAGCTGAAGCAGAAATTACTTCTTGACCTTGCTCAAGTTTAATACCTTTAACTCCTAGAGATGAACGTCCTAGTGGTCTAACATCATCAGATTTAAACATAACAACATTTTTAACATTATTAGCAATTAACACAGCATCGTTTTCATCTATCACAAAGGCACGAACTAATTGGTCTCCTTCACGAAGTTTAAAGGCAATAAGACCATTTTTTCTAATATTGCTAAATAAGCTAAGTTCTGATTTCTTAAACATACCTTGTTTTGTAACTGTAGCAAGATATTGGTTTTGACCATATGAGTCTATGTTTAAGATAGAAACAATTTTTTCTCCATTTTCAGCATCGAGTCCTTGAATGATATTGATAAATGGAAGCCCTTTAGATTGTTTAGAACCTTCAGGAATTTGGTGACCTCTAAGGTTATAAACTTTTCCATAGTTTGAGAATAATAGCAAGTCAGTATGTGTTGAAGCATGAATAATCATTGCTATATCATCATCGTCATATGTTTTCATAGAAATTGAACCCATACCACCACGACGTTGAGTATTGTATTCATCTAGGTCCATACGTTTCACATATCCTTTTGAAGACATTGTAATAACAATTTCTCTTTCAGGGATTAAATCTTCATCTGAAATAATACCGATAGCACTAGCATCAATAACTGTTCTACGTGGATCATTGTATTTTTCTTTAACTTCTTCAAGTTCAGATACAATTTGGTCTATTAATTTTTCTTCTGAGGCAAGAATTTCTTTGTAATGAGCAATTTCAGCTTTTAATTCAGCAATTTCAGCATCCATTTTTTCAATACTTAATCCAGTAAGTCTGCTTAAACGCATTTCTAAGATAGCTTTAGTTTGTCTTTCGCTTAAATTAAATCTTTGTGCAAGCGCACTTTGCGCATCTGCATCAGTTTTAGATTTTTTAATAATTGCAACAACTTCATCAATATTTGAAACAGCGATTTTTAATCCATCTAAAATGTGTGCTCTTTCTTCAGCTTTATTTAAATCGAATTTTAATCTACGTGTTACAACTTCTTTTTGGTGTTGAATAAACACTTCTAAAGCTTCTTTTAAATTAAGTGTTCTAGGTTCATTATTTACAATAGCAACTAAGTTAAAGTTAAATGTAGATTGAATATTTGATTTTTGATATAACTTGTTAAGTAAAATATGTGGATTTACACCTTTTTTAACATCAATTACAAGTCTAATTCCTTCACGGTTAGATTCATCTCTTAAATCAACAATTCCTTCAATAACTTTAGCTTTATGTAATTCAGCTATTTTTTCAATAATTGTTGTTTTCTTAATAGCGTAAGGAATTTCACGGATAATGATTTTGCTTTTTCCATTACTTTGTTCAATAACTTCACATTTTGAACGAACCGGAATACTTCCTTTTCCTGTTTCGTAAGCTTCTTGAATCCCTTTAGTTCCTAAAATAATAGCTCCAGTTGGAAAATCTGGTCCTTTGATATATTGCATTAATTCTTTAATGGTAATATCAGGATTTTTAGCAAGAGCTATTGTAGCATCAATTGTTTCTCCAAGGTTATGAGGTGGAATTTCTGTAGCCATACCAACAGCAATACCTGAAGAACCTGAAACTAGTAAGTTAGGGAAACGACAAGGAAGCACTGTAGGTTCTTGTTCACTTCCATCATAGTTATCTACAAAATCAACTGTATCCTTTTTAATTCCTTCTAGCATTTCAGTTGCGATTTTAGCCATTCTAGCTTCTGTATAACGCATAGCGGCTGCTGCATCACCATCGATTGACCCAAAGTTACCATGTCCATCAACAAGTGGATAACGCATTGAGAAGTCTTGAGCCATACGCACCATAGCTTCATAAACTGATGCATCACCATGTGGGTGGTATTTCCCTAAAACATCCCCGACAATACGAGCTGATTTACGGTGTTGACTTCCTGGAGTAATTCCAAGTTCACTCATATCGTAAAGAATTCTACGGTGAACCGGTTTAAGACCATCTCTAGCATCTGGTAAAGCACGAGACACAATAACACTCATTGAGTATTCAAGGAATGATTGTTTCATCTCATTATCAATTACAACTGGGTGTAATCCTTCAGTTGGTTCGGTAATAATTTGAGATTCAACAACATATTCATCGTTTTCTTGAGGTACTTCTTCTTCATCTTCTTCAACTACAACTTCTTTTTTCTTTCTAAAAATCATTGTGTTGTTTTCTTCATATTCAAATTCTGTATCTTCTTGAATTGTTACTTTTTTCTCTTCGTTTTCTAAAATTTTATCTTTTTCGTTCATTTTAACCTCATAATTTAATTAATATAATTAATTAAATTATATAGTTTTTTTTACTTTTGCTAAATAATACAAGGTACTAATAAGCCTATGGGATAGCTTTAAAAGTATTTTTTTACTAGATAAAAAAATAATCAGCACTTAACTGATTATTTTGTACCTAATTTTTTAGGTTGCTGTATTTCTTCAACTTTAGTTTCATCTTTATCATTTAATCATTCTAAAGCGTTTGTAACATTAGCTACTTCACCTATGATAGTAACAATATCACCTATTTGAATTATAGCATCCCCAGTAGCTCTTTTAAAAGTATTACCTGATTTAATTAAAACAATAGTAATTCCCATCTGAGATAGTTTTAAATCTTTAATACGTTGATTTTCTAGTTGTTCATTATTAACTTTAGTTGATCCAATAACAAAGTTTCCACCGATTTCTTGTAAGTTTTGACTGTAACGAATAAAGTTACTATTTGTAGCAATTAAAGCAGCTCTAATACCTGATTCATATTCTGGACGAATAATAACATCCACACCGATTTGTTTAAGCACTCTAGCATGACGTTTTGAAGTTGCTCTAGCAATAATGTTTTTAACTTTAAGTTCAAGTAAAGCAGCTACTATTTCAATGTTATCTGAAACAGCTACAACCACTGTTTCCATTTGATCAATACCAATTGATTTAAGTGTTCTAGTATCAGCAGCATCTCCAATAATAATACGGTCAACTTCATCAGCAAATAATTTAGTATTTTCTGAATCTTTGTCTAAGATTAAAACGTTTCTTTCAAGCTTAAGAAGCTGCTCTATAACAGCTTGGCCAAAACGCCCTGTTCCAATAACAACAATATCATTTTTATATTTTAATTTCATAAGTATCTCCTAACCGATAGCGATATCAGCATCAACGTATTCATAAGTACGTTTTCAATTCTTTTTACGTTTTCAAACAAGTAATGTTGAAGAAATTCCAAATTGTCCAATGAACATAACAATAATTAAGGCAATTTTAGAAACTGTATTTAATTGACTAGTTATTCCAGAAGTAAGTCCAGTAGTTCCGAAAGCACTAGCAACTTCAAAGACTATATTTTGAGTCGTGAATCCTTCATTAGCATTTCTAGCTCCTAGTAGTGATTTTACACTTCCACCATAATCAGCAAATGATGAAAACATCACTAAACTAGCAAGCGCAATAAGTACAAAAGCAATTGCAAGTACTTGTGAAGACATATTAACAGTTTCTTGGTTAACTGCTCGTTTAAATAATCTAACCCGTGGAATTCCAAATAATACACGAATAATTCCAGCAATAATTAAAGCAAATGTAGTGGTTCTAATTCCACCTCCAGTTGAAGCGGGAGCTGCTCCTATAATCATCATAAAGATAAACACAAAAGTAGAACCTTGAGTAAAGTGTTTGATGTTTACTGTTGCAAATCCAGCACTACGTGTAGAAAGCGCAGTAAATAAAGTTGCAAAGGTTTTATCAAATCCATTACCATATAAATATCCATTATCAATGTATGGTTTTAAGTATTTTCAATTTTCGATAGTAGCTTCACTAGCTAATTTTTTATCTTTTAAAAGAGATCATTGATTATAGCTACTACTTAAATCAATTTCTTGTCCATTAATATCATTTAATTGAATTTTTTCAGGTACATAATATTGATTTCATAATGAATAAGCATTTGTTGAAGAAGCTTCAAAACCAATTGAAATTAAGAATCCGACTAAAAATACCAGTAAGTAAGTAACTAAAGAAACTTTAGTAAATAAAGAAAAATGGTATCTAGCTTTTTCTCTACGAATTTTATGTTTCATGTAGCAGGATACATCATAAATTGTAGGATATCCAAGTCCACCGATAACAAGTAAAATAATGAATGAAATTTGTAAGAAGTAATTTTGATAATAAGGCATTAAGCTGCGGTTTGACATAATATCAAATCCAGCATTATTAATAGCTGAAATAGTATGGAAAATACCAAATTTTAAAGCAAGTTGAATATTTCCTCTTGGCGAAACAAATTCTAAATCACCATTTTTAATCATTTCATCCATTCCTTTAGTATGGATTGGTTCAGCATAATAAAAATAAAGTGTAAGAATAATACTAAAGATAAAAATGCAAACAAATAAGAATTTAATTGATGAAATAATTAATTGACTAGTTTTAGCAATATCAGTTCCACCCCGCTCACTTTGCACTAATTTAATTTCAGCAAGTGAAGATGATTTACGTCTAAAAATATAAGTAATAATGAAAAACTTCAGTGCAAATATTCCAATTCCCCCAGATAGAATTAAAATTGCAATCAGTGCTTGACCAAAGTCATTTCATTGCTTAAAGGTATCAGTAACCACTAGCCCAGTATCACTAAAAGCTGAAGCTGTAGTAAATACTGCATCAATGTAAGAAATTCTTTCAGCTGTGGAAACTTGTGTTCAAGGTGAATATAATAATAAACTAGAAACTAAAACAATAATGAAATATACAAAGAGTAAATATTTGAGTTTTGAAACGTTTGATTTCCAACGTCAAAATCTTATTAAACTCTGTATAAATTTACTGCTAGCAAGTTTACTTTTAAAGTTATATTTTAATCGCTTCATTAATCCTCTTTATTATTAAATATTTCAATTATTATGATTATATAGAAATTTATATCTTATAGATATAAATTAATAAATTAATTTTAGCAATAAAAAATTCATTCAAAACGAATGAATTGAAATTATTTTTTGAATTATTTGTTTTTTGCTTGATTCATAGATTTCATAATTTGTCTAATTTGAGTTTCACTAGCTGTTCTACCCATTTGTTTAAACATAATACGAATCATTTTTTCGTTAATAGGTGGGTTTTCTCTAAGTTGTTGTTCAAACTTTTTCTTTGTAATAAAGAATGTTACAAGTGCTGCAGCAAGAGCTACTAAAATAACAACTCCAATAATCATACCTGCAAATGCACCATTTGACATTTCTACCATATTGCCTCCTTATGTATTTTTAAATTATATATTAGATTTATTAGTTAAAAAGCTTATTTTTAAGACTTTTTACTATTTATATTTAATTTCTTGATATCTATCTGGATTAAATTCTTTTAAAAAGGCTACTAGTAAATCTTTTGCAGCAAGTAAATCTGAAATAGCACATACTCCAATAGGTGAGTGAAGGTATCTTTGTGGAAGTGAAATCGTTAAAGTTGCAGCTCCTCCACGAGCATATTGTAATTCATGAGCATCAGTTCCTCCACCCATTGAAACAAATTTGTATGCTGGAATGTTGTATTTTTTAGCTACTGAAACAAATTCATTAATTAATCCTGTATCCATTAAGTTTCCACCATCTTTGATTCTAAGAGCAGCTCCTTTAAATAAAGCTGTAGTTCCAGGAATTGTTCCAATTGTATCATGTGAAGAAGTTGTATCAAGCGCAATAGCAACATCTGGATTAACAATTGAAACTGAAGTTTTAGCTCCACGAGTTCCAACTTCTTCTTGCACTGTTCCAACTAAATACAAGTCAACATCTAATTCTTCAGGTGCTATTTCTTGTGCTAAAGCTTCAAATACAGCTACTCCAGCTCTATTATCCATAGCTTTACCACCAATTAAATCTTCATTAGCAAATAAAATAGTTTCTCCACTCATTTGAACTCTATTTCCAATTTCCACCCCAGCATCCAAGGCTTCTTGTTCATTTTTGAATCCAAAGTCAGCATATAATTCATCATTACTAATTGCTTTAGAAACTTTTTCTCTTTCCATAATATGAATTGAAGTGTGTCCAAAAAGACCTAAATAAGTACCCTTTTCAGTAATTAATTTAGCTTTAGTTCCAACTACAGTTGTAGCTCAAATTCCTCCAATTGGACTAAGAAGTAATTGTCCACTTTTGTCGATTCTTCTTACGATATAACCAACTTCATCCATGTGTGCAGCTATCATAACTTTAGGTGCATTAGGATTTTTTGAAGGTTTATGAAAAATAATAGAACCCATTTTATCTCTGCTAACTTCATATCCTTTGATATTTTTTCTTAATTCATCAGCTACCGGTTCTTCATATCTAGACATAGCTTCAATTTCCATGTATTTTATTAATCTATTTTTGAATTCTTGATTAGTCATTTTTTATCCTTTCAAATAATGCTTTAATTATATCAAATAAGCTTAATATGTATCAGCATAATTAAGCTATTAAATAAGGTTTTTTCAGTACAAAATAAGCTGAAATGTAGTAATTTTATTTTAAAAATTTAATTTATTTTATACTGGTTAAAGATATGCTGGATTAGTTTAAAATCCCCAAATTTAAAAGTTTTTTTTAAAATTAATAAATTTGAATAAAACACGTAATTTTCTTTCTTTTAAATACTACTAAAAATCTTTTTAACTCTACCTCCTAGGCTCAAAAATCTTCCAAAATATATTCCCGATTATATATATATATATATATATATAATACCTACATGAAAAAATTTTTATTACTTTTAGGCGGAATTAGTTCTGCTGCTATATTACCTTTAAGCATGATAGCATGCAATAATGAACAAAAACCATCAGATGATAATAAAAAATGAGATAATGATGGTCAAAAGAATCCAGCTGATAGTGCTGGAAGCACAAATGGAGGAAGCAACCAAGAAATAGATAAACCTGCAAATCAAAATCCAGGAAATAGCAATGGTAGTGCTAATGGAGGAAATAATCAAGAAAGCCCTTCTACAAATGGAAGCGGACAAGAAGCACCAGTTGATAACATTAATGAAAAAGTTCAAAATAAAGCTGAAATGTTAAAATTTGCTAATGATTTAGAAACTGAATTATTCTCAAATCAAGACGAAAAATGACAAAAAGCTTGAGATGAAGTTTACCCTTTAAACCCTGATAAACATTTTCCAGCAAGCAATGTTGAATTTATCATTAATCACCTTAAAACTATTTGAGATAAAATAGCACCTTATGAAAAAACAAATCCTAGTTGATTTAAAAACTTTTCATATGAATATACGTTTGATGAATTTCACGATAAAAAACTAATAAATGATTTTTTATACAGCATAGCTAAAAATTCTACAATTACTCAAGTTTTACAAAGTGGACCAGATTTAGAAGGTGATTTAGCTAATTTTACAAAAACAGAATTAACAGGTCCTGATTTATTAACACTATACTTAGTAGATTGAACTGCAATTAAATCTATTCAAGACCACAATAAAGTTGACGAAAAGTAGTCAACTTTTTTCTTTTTTCTAAAGAAAAAAATCAGCTTTTTAGCAGTAGATATTAGATAATACACTATAATACAAATATGAAAAAAATATATCTTCACACAAATACAGAATACTCTTTTTTAAATTCAGCAATTCGTGTTCAAGAGCTTATTGCTTTAGCACAAAAAAATAAGATGGAATTTCTGCCTTTAACGGATATTGATAACTTATATGCGTTGCAATATTATTGAGAAATGCAAACTAATTATGGAATTAAACCACTAATTGGACTTGAACTAGATTTAGTTGAAAACTTTAGTGTATTTTTACTAGCTAAAAATAATGCTGGATACATATTTTTAAATGATTTAATTTACAAAAGAACTCAAGGACAAGACATTTCTTATTATGAATTAGAAAATGAAAATGTTTATGTTATTGATCATGAATTTAAAGGATTAAAAGCTAAAAATATTACAGTTAAAAATTATTTAAGTAATTTTTATTTAAATAATAAAAAACAACAAGAAATCCAAACACTTTGAGCCCCATGTAAAAAAGTTCTTACACAAGAGCAAAATGAATTAATTCCTATTTTAAATGCAATTGGTAATATCGAATACACTCAACATTATTACTCTGATTATTTAGACGAGGATGATTTTGCTAATGTTGATGAAACTGTAGCACAATTAACTGAGCAAATAGCCCTTAGCTGTAATGTTATAATGCCGGATAAAAGCATTAAATTAGCTAAGTTTGATGGGGATGTTAAAAAAGAATTAGCTAAATTGCTTTCAAATCAAAAAGCATTAGATTTAATTTATACCTTTGGTGAAGATGTAGTTAAACAAAGAGTTTATTATGAATTTGAAGTTATTAAAAACTTAGGATTTTTAGACTACTTTTTAATCATTCAAGACATTATTAATTATGCAAAATCACAAGGAATTGCTATCGGACCAGGAAGAGGTTCGGCTTCTGGTTCATTAATTTCTTATTTACTAGGAATTACTGATATTGATCCACTTGAATTTGATTTATTGTTTGAAAGATTCCTAAATAAAGACCGTGTTTCACTTCCTGATATTGATATTGATATTCAAGATAGTAGAAGAGATGAATTATTACAATATATCAAAAATAAATATGGTGAGCAAAATGTCGCTTTAATTTCAGTGTTTCAAACTTTAGCTTTAAAAAATTCATTAAGAGATATAGCAAGATACCTTAATATTCCTGTTAGTGAAATTGATAAGGTATGTAATACCTTAAAAAATACTGATACCTCTTTAGTTGAGGCTTATAAGAATAATGAAAAATATAAAAACTATGTTGATTTACATCCGAGATTACATTATTTAGCAAGCCAAATTGAAGGATTACCTCGTCAAGTTGGAATTCATGCTGCTGGGGTTATTATTTGTGATCGTCCAATAAAAGATGTTGTTCCAGTAACTTATAATGCTAATACCTTGCAGCAAGTGGAATTCACACTAAATTATTTAGAAAGATTTGGATTAATTAAAATTGATTTTTTAGGTCTTAAAAACTTAACTATTTTACAAGAAATTGAAGATATGATTCAACCACAATATCGTTTTGATAATTTAATTGGTAAAAGTTATTCTAAATTTTTAGACGCTGATGCAATTAAACTGCTAAATAATTTATTAACTAATGGTATTTTCCAATTAGAATCTCCCGGAATGCAAAATGCTATTAAAGAAGTTGGAATTGATTCATTTGATGATATTTATGCAATTATTTCACTCTTTAGACCTGGACCAATGCAATATATAGCTACATATGGTAGAAATAAACAAAATCCAAATAATATTGAAAAACTTCATCCATTGTATGATGAAATAGTTAAAAATACTTATGGAATAATTGTTTACCAAGAACAAATTATGCAAATAGCTCAAAAAGTTGCTGGAATGAGTTTTGCGCAAGCTGACCTTTTACGTAGAGCTATTTCTAAAAAAGATGAAGCTAAATTACATAGTTATAAAGCTGCATTTTTCCAAGGTGGATTACAAAATAATATACCTCTTAATGTACTAGAAGAAATTTATTCAAATATTGAAAAATTTGCTGCTTATGGATTTAATAAATCACATGCAGTTGCTTATGCATTAATTGCTTATAAACTTGCTTACTACAAAGCAAAATATCCATTAATTTTCTATAAAGTATTAATTTCAAACTCTTCTTCAGATCAACAAAATATTAAAAAATATGTTGCTGATGCTACAAATCAAGGCATAAAAGTTCATTCACCTGAAATTAATGTTTCTACTGATGTAGTTGAAATTGTAAATAATGAATTATATTTACCTATTTTAATGATTAAAGGTGTCGGTGGAGTAGCTGCTGGTAAAATTACTGAAGAAAGAAAAACTAATGGAACTTATAATAACTTTATTGAAGCATTTTTAAGACTTAGAAATATAGCTGGAATATCTGAAAGCGTAATTGATAATTTAATTAAAGCAAATGCTTTTAGAGAATTTGGTGGTATCGCTACTTTAATGAATGCAAAAGAAAAATACGCTAGTGTATTTAATGAATTATTTGAAACTTCATACAAAAAAGTTAAAGGTGATAAAAGTGCTTTACTACTTAACTTTATTAAAACCCAAAACATTGCTGATGTAGTTTTTGACCTAATTCCTACTGATGTAGCACTAGAAATGAAATATGAATCCGAATTATTAGGTGGTGTTTATAATGCTCTTAGTGGAATTGCAAATATTGAAGGATACAAAACTCTAGCTGATGTTAATGAGCATTCAACTTGAGTTAAATGTTACTTATCTAAAGTTCAAAAAGACGCAAAAGGTCGTCCAAGAGTTTCTCTAGTAGATAATTCAAAAAGCGTTTTAGCCTTTGGATTTAGTTCTAAAGCAAGCGAAATTTTAAACAACACTCAACCAAGAATGATAATAGCACTACTTAAACTAAATAAGGCTAATTATTATACTTTCATTGATTGAAAGGAAGAAAATAATAACAATGAATAAAAAAGAAAAACACTTACTAATAGATGGGAACTATTTAATGTTCCAATCTTTTTATGCTACATATTATGGTAATCCAACTAATATTATGCGTAGTTCTAAAGGAGTTCCAACTAATGGAATTAACTTATTTTTACATCAATTAATTAAATTAATTGACTTTTACAATCCTACTCATTTATATATAGCTTTTGACTCGCCAAAAAAAAGCTTTAGACATGATATTTATCAAGATTATAAAGCTGGTAGAACTAAAGCACCAGAAGAATTATTTGTTCAATTTAACTTAGTTAAAGAAATTTTAAAATCTTTAAATGTTAATTTCCAAGAAATGCCTGGATTTGAGGCTGATGATTTAATTGCAGCTTACTGTAAACAAGTAGCAGATGATCAATTCAAAATCATCTTTTCAAGAGATAAAGACTTACAACAATTAATTGATCAAAATACTGCAATAATTCAAAAAGATAGTAATAATTATTCTTTACTTACACTAGACAATTATTTCCAAATTTATGGATTTTTACCTTCTCAAGTAATTGATTATAAAGCTCTTGCTGGAGATAGTAGTGATAATTTACCTGGAGTTAAAGGAATTGGTGATAAAACTGCTGTTAGCTTAATTCAAAAATATGGATCAGTTCCTAATTTGTATCAAAATGAAGCTAATTGAAGTAATGATTTAACTAAAAGTGTAATTACTAAATTACAAAATGGTAAACAAGATGCACTATTTTGTTTACAAATGGCTACACTAAATCCTAATGTTACTGATTTTGATACTAATAAAGATGACTATGTAATTGATTTAGATATAGAAAATGCAATTATGCAACTAGAGGATTTAGAACTTAGATTTGTTTTAGCTAAATTAAAAGAATTAATATGATAGCAATAGTTGGAAAAATAGCTTCTGGTAAAACTACATTTTTAAAATCTTGTGCTTCGCTTGGATATTCAACTTTTTCTTGTGATGAATATGTAAATTATTTATATACTCAAAACAGTGATTTTATTAATAAAATTAAGCAAAATATTGGTGAATTTTTGATAAAAAATAACCAAGTTAGCAAGGATGAAATCAAAAAATGAATTCGTCAAGATTTGACTAATTTACAACTAATAGAAAAAGAGGTTTTTTTAGAGATAAAATCGCATTTACAACAGCATCAGTATGATTTTGTAGAAATACCAATTTTAGCTACAAAAATAGTAGATTTTTCGACTTTTTTCTCTTTAATTCTTAATATGCAAATTTCGCCTTCTCAGCATGAAAAATTGCTAAAAAATAAGGGTGTGGATAACTTTGTTTTAGAAATTTTATTAAACCAAAACGCCTATAATTGAGAGGAAAAAGATTTTTTTAGAAATAAAAAGGTTGTGAATATCCCCTTGAATAAACGTGATAATTTAGATAAAATTAAATTATTATTACACGAGATAAAGCAAACTATGTAAAATATAAGTACCAATATTTATTTTTAAATTTCAAGGAGCTAAAAATGGACTTACAATACAGTTATTTTGCAATCGAAAAAAGTAATGAAATCACTAATGATGATTTAGTTAATTTAAGAGAATTTTATGGTCCATTTTTAGGCTCAAATCCTATCTTTTTATATCACTATTTTTTAGATTACGTAAAAGACAGTAATTTTAAACGTTTTAATTATGATTTTGCTGCTTTAACCACCTTTTTAAACAGTGATTTAGATTCACTTTTAAAAGCTAGAAGACAACTTGAAGCTTGTGGTTTAATTAATTCATATGCTGATCATGAAAGAAAAATAATGATCTTTTCATTGCAAAAACCACTTAATGCTTTCGGATTTAAACAAAACCAATTGCTTTCAGATTTATTACGTAATCACATCGGTGAAGAAAACTATAAACACATGATAATTTCAAAAACACGTCCTTCAACTTATAAAGAAACTTACAATGTTGAAGACGTTTCTACTGATTTCTTCTCAGAATTCAATCACACAATTTCTGCACAAGTTAATAATACTTTTGTTGAAGATGTGATTAGAATTGGTAAAAGCAGAAAAAGTTCAATTCAAAACCAAAGATTTGATTTTGCAACTGCAACTAAACTTGAAATTGGTAAAATTAAATATCCAAATGAATATGAAGCTATTTTAAAATTAACTTCAATTCAATTTGCAGAACAATTAATTAATTCAGAACTTGATCAAAACACTTATGCAACTATTTCACAATGACAAGGCAAATTAAAAGATGATAAAGTGCTTAATTTAATTTTATTCCTTTCATTCTATCACTCAAAAAGAAATGATGGAAGACCTATTAAAGAATGATTAAAACATTCAGGAAGCATGATTAATGAAGTTATTCAAATGAATTTAACTGATTTTGAAATGGTTGAAAATTACTTTGATGGTAAATTAAAAAACACTTATGATTTAAAAGTGTTCCAAAAGAAAGAAATATTAAAAGCAGCTTTAAAATAAGGAGGCACAATGAGCTCAAAAGCTTCATTTAACTCACTACTTAGTCAAAACATTAGTAAAGAATCTTTAATTGCTCAAATTAAACAAGAACCTTTACTAGCTAAAGTTTTCAAAAAATTAAAAGTCTCAGATTTTGAAATCTGGGATTACTTTAATTTTTTTATAGATTATAAAAACCAATTGCAAAATCCAGATGCTTCACCTTATTTATATCAATTTTCTAGAGATGAAAATAATAAGTTACTAATCACCAAAAGCATTGCACATAATGCTAAAGGTGATAAATATCGTATGTTAAATAATATAATATTGCAACATATTTCTGAACCTTTTTACTCAGAAAATTTAAATGATTTAGATATTGATGATAATTTATATTATGATTTAGCCGGTATTAAAATTGAAATTTTATTAGCACTGCAAAAGAAAGATTTTAATCCTTTATATGGAGTTTATTTCCATGGACCAGCAAATAGTTATCGGGTAAAATACCTTTCAGCTTTAGCTAATACTTTTGCTTTAAACGATGTAGCAGTGACATACATGGATTTAAATCAATTAGATGAATGAGTTAAAAATTT
The DNA window shown above is from Mycoplasma seminis and carries:
- a CDS encoding dephospho-CoA kinase produces the protein MIAIVGKIASGKTTFLKSCASLGYSTFSCDEYVNYLYTQNSDFINKIKQNIGEFLIKNNQVSKDEIKKWIRQDLTNLQLIEKEVFLEIKSHLQQHQYDFVEIPILATKIVDFSTFFSLILNMQISPSQHEKLLKNKGVDNFVLEILLNQNAYNWEEKDFFRNKKVVNIPLNKRDNLDKIKLLLHEIKQTM
- a CDS encoding M42 family metallopeptidase, producing MTNQEFKNRLIKYMEIEAMSRYEEPVADELRKNIKGYEVSRDKMGSIIFHKPSKNPNAPKVMIAAHMDEVGYIVRRIDKSGQLLLSPIGGIWATTVVGTKAKLITEKGTYLGLFGHTSIHIMEREKVSKAISNDELYADFGFKNEQEALDAGVEIGNRVQMSGETILFANEDLIGGKAMDNRAGVAVFEALAQEIAPEELDVDLYLVGTVQEEVGTRGAKTSVSIVNPDVAIALDTTSSHDTIGTIPGTTALFKGAALRIKDGGNLMDTGLINEFVSVAKKYNIPAYKFVSMGGGTDAHELQYARGGAATLTISLPQRYLHSPIGVCAISDLLAAKDLLVAFLKEFNPDRYQEIKYK
- the dnaE gene encoding DNA polymerase III subunit alpha, whose product is MKKIYLHTNTEYSFLNSAIRVQELIALAQKNKMEFLPLTDIDNLYALQYYWEMQTNYGIKPLIGLELDLVENFSVFLLAKNNAGYIFLNDLIYKRTQGQDISYYELENENVYVIDHEFKGLKAKNITVKNYLSNFYLNNKKQQEIQTLWAPCKKVLTQEQNELIPILNAIGNIEYTQHYYSDYLDEDDFANVDETVAQLTEQIALSCNVIMPDKSIKLAKFDGDVKKELAKLLSNQKALDLIYTFGEDVVKQRVYYEFEVIKNLGFLDYFLIIQDIINYAKSQGIAIGPGRGSASGSLISYLLGITDIDPLEFDLLFERFLNKDRVSLPDIDIDIQDSRRDELLQYIKNKYGEQNVALISVFQTLALKNSLRDIARYLNIPVSEIDKVCNTLKNTDTSLVEAYKNNEKYKNYVDLHPRLHYLASQIEGLPRQVGIHAAGVIICDRPIKDVVPVTYNANTLQQVEFTLNYLERFGLIKIDFLGLKNLTILQEIEDMIQPQYRFDNLIGKSYSKFLDADAIKLLNNLLTNGIFQLESPGMQNAIKEVGIDSFDDIYAIISLFRPGPMQYIATYGRNKQNPNNIEKLHPLYDEIVKNTYGIIVYQEQIMQIAQKVAGMSFAQADLLRRAISKKDEAKLHSYKAAFFQGGLQNNIPLNVLEEIYSNIEKFAAYGFNKSHAVAYALIAYKLAYYKAKYPLIFYKVLISNSSSDQQNIKKYVADATNQGIKVHSPEINVSTDVVEIVNNELYLPILMIKGVGGVAAGKITEERKTNGTYNNFIEAFLRLRNIAGISESVIDNLIKANAFREFGGIATLMNAKEKYASVFNELFETSYKKVKGDKSALLLNFIKTQNIADVVFDLIPTDVALEMKYESELLGGVYNALSGIANIEGYKTLADVNEHSTWVKCYLSKVQKDAKGRPRVSLVDNSKSVLAFGFSSKASEILNNTQPRMIIALLKLNKANYYTFIDWKEENNNNE
- a CDS encoding 5'-3' exonuclease, whose translation is MNKKEKHLLIDGNYLMFQSFYATYYGNPTNIMRSSKGVPTNGINLFLHQLIKLIDFYNPTHLYIAFDSPKKSFRHDIYQDYKAGRTKAPEELFVQFNLVKEILKSLNVNFQEMPGFEADDLIAAYCKQVADDQFKIIFSRDKDLQQLIDQNTAIIQKDSNNYSLLTLDNYFQIYGFLPSQVIDYKALAGDSSDNLPGVKGIGDKTAVSLIQKYGSVPNLYQNEANWSNDLTKSVITKLQNGKQDALFCLQMATLNPNVTDFDTNKDDYVIDLDIENAIMQLEDLELRFVLAKLKELIW